A genomic segment from Geitlerinema sp. PCC 7407 encodes:
- the pheA gene encoding prephenate dehydratase yields the protein MSFSIAHLGPTGTYTETAALLLANWLNKKQETLPLLCPYPSIAQTLQAVAQGKANLAVVPVENSIEGSVTMTLDTLWQLDNLRIQQAIDLPIVHAFLSHSKTLSTIQTVYSHPQALAQCQGWLEKHLPQVQLIPTRSTTEALQSLGDDETVGAISSQRAAELYNLPVIACPINDYPDNCTRFWILGLNESPGGSHTSLAFSVRANIPGALVQPLQIFADRDINLSRIESRPTKRSLGDYLFFMDLEGDANHETLQTALQLLKAHTETLKIFGSYAVFPAKSMA from the coding sequence ATGAGTTTCTCGATCGCTCATCTCGGACCGACGGGCACCTATACAGAAACAGCCGCACTTTTATTGGCAAATTGGCTGAATAAAAAGCAAGAAACCTTACCTCTGCTGTGCCCCTACCCCAGTATTGCTCAAACTTTACAAGCGGTTGCTCAGGGCAAAGCTAATCTGGCCGTTGTTCCTGTTGAAAATTCGATTGAGGGCAGTGTCACCATGACCCTCGATACTTTGTGGCAGCTAGACAATCTGCGTATTCAGCAGGCAATTGACTTGCCGATAGTTCACGCATTTCTGTCTCACTCAAAGACCCTCAGTACGATTCAAACGGTATACTCCCATCCCCAGGCTCTAGCCCAGTGCCAAGGCTGGCTTGAAAAACACTTGCCGCAGGTTCAGCTGATCCCAACGCGCTCCACAACTGAAGCGCTGCAATCTCTGGGTGACGATGAAACCGTCGGCGCGATCTCTTCTCAGCGAGCAGCAGAACTCTACAATCTACCGGTTATTGCTTGCCCAATTAATGACTATCCAGACAACTGCACCCGTTTTTGGATTCTCGGCTTGAACGAATCTCCGGGTGGGAGCCATACTTCCTTGGCCTTTAGTGTCAGGGCTAATATTCCTGGTGCTCTTGTGCAGCCGCTCCAGATTTTCGCCGACCGAGATATTAATCTCAGCAGAATCGAGTCAAGGCCTACTAAGCGATCGCTTGGAGACTATCTCTTTTTCATGGACTTAGAAGGAGATGCCAACCATGAGACGCTGCAAACAGCCTTGCAGCTTTTGAAGGCTCATACAGAGACACTCAAAATCTTCGGCAGCTATGCAGTCTTCCCTGCAAAATCGATGGCTTAA